ATTGCTGATGTAATAGACCCAGGTATAATTCAATTTCTTAATGGGAGTTTATGTTTAGGACAAATTAGTCAAATTATTACCAATCCTCACACTAAAAGTAATTCAATAGAAAGTGAAAATAGAATTAGACAAGAAGTCTGTAAAATCATACCAGCGTTAGAAAATATATCTGGAACTTGGCATAATTGTTTAGTCGCTTTTACCCCAAATGCTGATTTTTTAGTGGGACAAATTAACGAATTAATGGGACTTTATGTCTTTTCAGGTTTCACCCATACCTTTGTAATTGCTCCCCCATTAGCTAGACATTTTGTAAGTTGGGTAACAGGAGAAACTAACATATCTGCGTTAGGAATTAATGAACATATTTTGCATATTAAGTAATATAAAGTTTTGATAAGCTTTGAAAATTACTAATTGTTACTAATTATTCTTGATTGCATTAACTCTTGAAATCTCTTAACAAATTTCTATGCTAGTTTTAGGGAGTGCCAAACGTAATTTGTTAAGGTGAAACGTCATGGAATTTTTGCACAAATTAGGAATAACAACTATTACAACTACCTTAAGTTTAACGGTTATTAATGGCTTTATCCCGTCTCCAGTGCAAGCAATAAGCCTCATTAATTTTGATGCTACTTTAAATACTGGCGTAAATACTGGCCAAAAGTTTAACGGTTCTTTCACTTATGATGAAACTCAAGTTAATTCCTCTGGACTTTCTACATTATTTCCAAATAATGGTCTTTTAAGTGCGAATTTCTCCTATATTGGTACAAATTATACAGAAGTTAATGATAGTAATTTCTCAAATGGGCCAACTGCTACTTTTGTCAATGGAGATTTTACAGCATTTGAATTTCTTGTAGATGGAGTTTTTCTAATTGATACAGATACTTTTAACGACTTAGTAACTAATGATACGGGAACTGTTGTTTATTCTAGTCCGAAAGTTGTTACTGTTCCTGAAAAAACGGTTAACCCTTTGTTACTGATGAGTTTTCTCGGACTAGGAGGGCTAATTAAAAAGAGTTCCTCTGTTTAAATTGGCAATCTTTCGTAACCATAACCAACCCAAAGAACAACCTATCAAATAATGGGGAAAATCCCACCAGGAGAAGGTTGTTCCTAAGAGTAATTTACCGATTAAATAAGAACGAACTAATTCTAAGATGGGAGGATGCCAAAGTTGTAATATTTCCAAAATGCAGGTAATGATGAATACATAAATAGGAATTAATTTGAGATATTTTTGGTTTTTAAAAAAATAAAAAGCAAATAAACACCAAAAAATCTCATACCAAATTCCAGCAGAATAATTATTAACCCATTCCTGTGCTAATCCTTGATAAAATTTAGAAAATAAGCCCAAGGGAATGACAATTAAGATTGACACAGAGATTAAAAACTCTTTTTGTTTCCAAAAAATCATTGAAGTCTGCCCAAAATTATTAATAAAAAAGCCCCATTAATACATGGGGCTAAGTCAAAAGCTTGGAAAAATCAACTAAAAAGAGTGAATTATGAACCCTTCTTAGGCAATAATTAGAGAGCGTTACCGCGAGGTAGAACTTCTTCAGGGAAGATAAAGTTTTGATGGGGTTGGTCTTGAGGAGCCATCCAAGCTCGTAGACCTTCGTTCAACAGAATATTTTTGGTGTAGAATGTCTCAAATTCAGGGTCTTCAGCAGCCCGTAATTCTTGAGAAACAAAGTCATAAGCCCGTAGGTTTAAAGCTAAGCCTACAATACCAATGGAACTCATCCACAGACCCGTTACAGGGACAAATAACATGAAGAAGTGTAACCAACGTTTGTTGGAGAAAGCAATACCGAAAATCTGTGACCAGAAACGGTTAGCTGTCACCATTGAGTAGGTTTCTTCTGCTTGGGTGGGTTCAAACGCGCGGAAAGTGTTCGCTTGATCACTGTCTTCAAACAGGGTATTTTCTACTGTAGCACCATGAATAGCACATAGTAGCGCACCACCGAGAACACCCGCTACTCCCATCATGTGGAAGGGGTTGAGTGTCCAGTTGTGGAAACCTTGTAAAAAGAGGATGAAACGGAAAATTCCTGCTACTCCGAAACTAGGAGCAAAGAACCAGCTAGATTGTCCCAAGGGGTACATCAGAAATACACTGACAAAAACCGCAATAGGAGCAGAAAAAGCGATGGCGTTGTAAGGACGAATACCCACTAGACGGGAAATTTCAAACTGACGTAGCATAAAGCCAATCAGAGCGAAAGCACCGTGAAGGGCGGTAAATGTCCATAAACCACCGATTTGACACCAACGGGTAAATACACCTTGAGCTTCAGGGCCCCAAAGGAATAAGATGGAGTGTCCGAAGGCGTTGGCTGGGGAAGATACCGCAACGGTCAGGAAGTTACAACCTTCGAGGTAAGAACTAGCCAATCCGTGAGTGTACCAAGAGCTAACAAAGGTAGTTCCGGTTAACCAGCCACCTAAAGCCAAATAGGCACAGGGGAATAGCAGTAAACCAGACCAACCAACGAATACAAAACGATCGCGCTTAAGCCAGTCATCGAGGATATCAAACCATCCTCTTTCTGGGGCGCGTCCGACTGCAATGGTCATCGCGCAAATCTCCGAATAATTATAAGGACAGGGTTTAAGAGTTCTCTAACTTGAGC
The genomic region above belongs to Aphanothece sacrum FPU1 and contains:
- a CDS encoding DUF2809 domain-containing protein; the protein is MSILIVIPLGLFSKFYQGLAQEWVNNYSAGIWYEIFWCLFAFYFFKNQKYLKLIPIYVFIITCILEILQLWHPPILELVRSYLIGKLLLGTTFSWWDFPHYLIGCSLGWLWLRKIANLNRGTLFN
- the psbD gene encoding photosystem II D2 protein (photosystem q(a) protein) translates to MTIAVGRAPERGWFDILDDWLKRDRFVFVGWSGLLLFPCAYLALGGWLTGTTFVSSWYTHGLASSYLEGCNFLTVAVSSPANAFGHSILFLWGPEAQGVFTRWCQIGGLWTFTALHGAFALIGFMLRQFEISRLVGIRPYNAIAFSAPIAVFVSVFLMYPLGQSSWFFAPSFGVAGIFRFILFLQGFHNWTLNPFHMMGVAGVLGGALLCAIHGATVENTLFEDSDQANTFRAFEPTQAEETYSMVTANRFWSQIFGIAFSNKRWLHFFMLFVPVTGLWMSSIGIVGLALNLRAYDFVSQELRAAEDPEFETFYTKNILLNEGLRAWMAPQDQPHQNFIFPEEVLPRGNAL